One Paenibacillus sp. FSL W8-0186 genomic window carries:
- the recN gene encoding DNA repair protein RecN translates to MLVHLSIRNLAVVEAVDVTFDRGFHVLTGETGAGKSIIIDALGLISGGRGSADLIRYGSDKAEMEAAFELKEHHPVWAILGELGISADPGEALIVRREISAQGKSYSRINGQLVNLSMLRQVGESLINLHGQHEHQTLLHPERHLMLLDAFGSEDIAAVKAKYREAYSAFQRVDKEWRELQSTSQQALQMLDLYRFQLEEIAAAALQPGEDELLAEEKVKLSHSEKMMDSVSGAYDLLYGPQGLEAIAKAVSRLEDVAGYDQKGIAPLLEQLQSAYYLLEDVSFALRDYRDKIEFNPERLEEVEERLDLISTLRRKYGDDIKGILQYYEQISRDTDMLENKDERLEKLSAEREKLLHAALMEAAALSAVRREKADLLAQQIENELKDLQMGRTSIEVKLERTLDPRGVEWEGHLVKLSKHGMDSAEFLISPNPGEPLRSLSKIASGGELSRIMLALKSIFARHDEVPVLIFDEVDTGVSGRAAQSIAEKLYRLSATCQVFSITHLPQVACMADQQYLIEKIVADGRTMTKVEHLDENGRVNELARMLGGVEITDSTRHHAKEMLKLARAQKGVI, encoded by the coding sequence TTGCTCGTTCATTTATCCATTCGGAATTTAGCCGTTGTCGAGGCGGTTGATGTCACGTTTGACCGGGGGTTTCATGTATTGACCGGTGAGACCGGGGCAGGGAAATCGATTATCATTGATGCGCTGGGACTGATATCCGGCGGAAGGGGCTCGGCGGATTTAATCCGTTACGGCAGCGACAAAGCGGAGATGGAGGCTGCTTTCGAGCTGAAGGAGCATCATCCGGTATGGGCTATACTCGGCGAGCTGGGGATTAGCGCGGATCCTGGTGAAGCGCTGATTGTACGCCGCGAGATTAGCGCTCAAGGCAAGAGCTATTCCCGGATCAACGGCCAATTGGTTAACTTGTCTATGCTCCGGCAAGTAGGCGAGAGCCTGATCAATCTGCACGGCCAGCATGAGCACCAGACCCTGCTTCATCCAGAGCGGCATTTGATGCTGCTGGATGCGTTTGGTTCTGAGGATATTGCCGCCGTAAAAGCAAAGTATCGGGAAGCTTACTCGGCGTTCCAGCGGGTGGACAAAGAATGGAGAGAATTGCAAAGCACGAGCCAGCAGGCACTGCAAATGCTTGATTTATACCGTTTCCAGCTGGAGGAGATTGCGGCTGCGGCACTCCAGCCAGGAGAGGATGAATTACTTGCCGAGGAAAAGGTAAAGCTATCCCATAGCGAGAAAATGATGGACTCGGTGTCAGGGGCTTACGATCTGCTATACGGACCGCAGGGGCTGGAAGCGATCGCAAAGGCAGTATCCCGGTTAGAGGACGTTGCGGGATATGACCAGAAAGGGATTGCGCCTTTGCTCGAGCAGCTGCAGTCCGCGTATTACTTGCTGGAGGATGTATCCTTTGCCCTGCGTGATTACCGGGACAAGATCGAGTTTAATCCCGAACGGCTGGAGGAGGTTGAGGAGCGTCTCGACTTGATTTCCACTCTGCGCCGTAAATACGGCGACGATATCAAAGGAATTCTTCAATACTATGAGCAAATATCCCGCGATACGGATATGCTGGAGAATAAGGACGAGCGGCTGGAGAAGCTGTCTGCTGAACGGGAGAAGCTGCTCCATGCGGCTTTGATGGAAGCGGCAGCGCTTAGCGCTGTACGCCGGGAAAAAGCGGATCTGCTGGCGCAGCAAATTGAAAACGAGCTGAAGGATCTGCAAATGGGTCGCACTTCCATTGAAGTCAAGCTGGAACGTACATTGGACCCAAGAGGGGTTGAATGGGAAGGCCATTTGGTAAAACTCAGCAAACACGGCATGGACAGCGCCGAATTCCTAATTTCTCCGAATCCTGGGGAGCCGCTGCGCTCTTTGAGCAAAATTGCCTCTGGCGGAGAATTGTCACGGATCATGCTGGCGCTGAAGAGTATTTTTGCCCGTCATGACGAGGTTCCCGTATTAATCTTTGATGAGGTGGATACGGGGGTCAGCGGCCGGGCTGCACAGTCGATCGCTGAGAAGCTGTACCGGTTATCCGCGACATGCCAGGTATTCTCGATTACCCATTTGCCTCAGGTTGCTTGTATGGCGGATCAGCAATATCTGATCGAGAAAATTGTGGCGGACGGACGAACAATGACAAAAGTGGAGCATTTGGATGAGAACGGACGGGTCAATGAGCTGGCCCGAATGCTTGGAGGCGTGGAGATTACTGACAGTACACGCCACCATGCCAAGGAAATGCTTAAACTGGCTCGGGCGCAGAAGGGTGTGATTTGA
- the argR gene encoding transcriptional regulator ArgR yields MKGQRHIKIREIISAHEIETQDELVDALRQAGFQVTQATVSRDIKELMLIKVPTDDGKYKYSMPTAQRYNPVQKLQRALVDSFVHIDHTGNLVVMKCLPGTANSVAVLLDNMEWPDLLGTICGDDTILLICRNEDYSHYVIDQIMAFIS; encoded by the coding sequence ATGAAGGGTCAACGGCATATTAAGATCAGGGAAATTATTAGCGCCCACGAAATCGAAACACAAGATGAGCTGGTAGATGCACTGCGCCAAGCCGGATTTCAAGTCACGCAGGCTACTGTGTCTCGGGATATCAAGGAACTGATGCTGATCAAGGTACCTACCGACGATGGCAAATATAAATACTCGATGCCCACGGCACAGCGCTACAATCCTGTGCAGAAGCTGCAGCGGGCGCTCGTAGACAGCTTTGTGCATATTGACCATACGGGAAATTTGGTCGTTATGAAATGCTTGCCGGGAACAGCCAATTCGGTAGCGGTTCTGCTGGACAACATGGAATGGCCCGATTTGCTCGGAACAATTTGCGGCGATGATACAATACTGTTAATCTGCCGTAACGAAGATTACAGCCATTACGTCATCGATCAAATTATGGCGTTTATTTCATAA
- the dxs gene encoding 1-deoxy-D-xylulose-5-phosphate synthase, translating to MLLSQIHEPDDLKQLPIEQLTPLAAEIRQFLIEKLSVTGGHLASNLGVVELTIALHYCYNSPRDKFIFDVGHQAYVHKILTGRMDRFDTLRKHNGLCGFVKRCESEHDVWEAGHSSTSLSAAMGMALARDLKGGDNKVVAIIGDGALTGGMAFEALNHIGHEQKDLMVILNDNEMSIAPNVGAMHNYLTKIRSDKNYLRAKDEVEQLLKKIPAIGGKLAKTVERLKDSLKYAMVSGVLFEELGFTYLGPVDGHDLAGLIEAFTQANNVNGPVLVHVLTTKGKGYTPAEEDSHKWHGITPYKIESGQVLKAVGNPMYTEVFGRTLIELAEQDERIVAVTPAMPGGSGLVKFGERFPDRMIDVGIAEQHAATMCAALAMEGMKPVFAVYSTFMQRAYDQIVHDICRHNANVMFAIDRAGFVGADGETHQGVYDIAFMRHIPNIVLMMPKDENELRHMMKTALEYNDGPIAYRYPRVNVPGVPLDEELKPIPIGSWEKLREGDQVAIVATGPMVQVAEEAAEILKREGVSIGVVNARFLKPLDNSMLLNLAGAGTKLIVLEEACQAGSLGSAVLEFYAEHGITGTDVSLMGIPDRFIEHGSIKEQLREVGLTAEAVVEQIQQYRAEHQFSFGKKVKPS from the coding sequence TTGCTGCTCTCTCAAATTCATGAGCCCGACGATTTGAAACAACTTCCAATCGAACAATTGACGCCGTTAGCCGCCGAGATCCGCCAGTTTCTTATCGAGAAGCTGTCTGTGACAGGAGGACATCTTGCGTCCAATTTGGGTGTAGTGGAGCTGACTATCGCGCTGCATTACTGCTATAACAGTCCTAGGGACAAATTTATTTTTGACGTCGGTCATCAAGCATATGTCCATAAAATCCTCACCGGCCGCATGGACCGGTTTGATACACTGCGCAAGCATAATGGATTGTGCGGATTTGTCAAACGCTGCGAAAGCGAGCATGACGTATGGGAAGCTGGTCACAGCAGCACATCGCTCTCAGCAGCTATGGGAATGGCCTTGGCCAGGGATTTAAAGGGCGGGGACAACAAAGTTGTCGCTATTATCGGCGATGGCGCCTTGACGGGCGGCATGGCTTTTGAAGCCTTGAATCATATCGGCCATGAACAGAAGGATTTAATGGTTATTCTGAATGACAATGAAATGTCAATTGCACCTAACGTCGGGGCGATGCATAATTATTTGACGAAAATCAGATCTGATAAAAATTATTTGCGCGCTAAAGACGAAGTGGAGCAATTGCTGAAGAAAATACCGGCGATTGGCGGCAAGCTGGCTAAAACGGTCGAGCGGCTGAAGGATAGCCTGAAATATGCAATGGTATCCGGCGTTCTGTTCGAGGAGCTCGGATTTACGTATCTCGGACCGGTTGACGGACATGACCTCGCGGGATTGATTGAGGCGTTCACCCAGGCTAATAACGTGAACGGGCCGGTGCTGGTTCATGTATTGACCACGAAAGGCAAGGGGTATACTCCCGCCGAAGAGGACTCCCATAAATGGCACGGAATCACGCCTTACAAGATCGAATCCGGCCAGGTGCTCAAGGCCGTCGGCAATCCGATGTATACCGAGGTATTTGGCAGGACGCTAATCGAGCTGGCGGAGCAGGATGAACGGATCGTGGCGGTGACGCCAGCGATGCCGGGCGGCTCCGGGCTGGTGAAATTTGGCGAGCGCTTCCCGGACCGGATGATCGATGTCGGAATTGCCGAGCAGCATGCGGCTACGATGTGCGCGGCGCTTGCCATGGAGGGAATGAAGCCGGTGTTTGCGGTGTATTCCACTTTCATGCAGCGGGCGTACGATCAGATCGTCCATGATATTTGCCGCCATAACGCAAATGTTATGTTCGCCATTGACCGGGCCGGCTTTGTCGGTGCGGATGGCGAGACGCATCAAGGCGTATATGATATCGCATTTATGCGCCACATTCCCAATATCGTGCTGATGATGCCGAAGGACGAGAACGAACTGCGCCACATGATGAAGACGGCGCTTGAATATAACGATGGTCCGATCGCGTATCGTTACCCTCGTGTCAACGTTCCGGGGGTTCCCTTGGATGAAGAGCTTAAGCCCATACCGATCGGCAGCTGGGAGAAGCTCCGCGAAGGCGATCAAGTTGCGATCGTCGCCACGGGTCCCATGGTGCAGGTTGCCGAGGAAGCGGCCGAGATACTGAAGCGGGAAGGCGTTAGTATCGGTGTGGTAAATGCCCGCTTCCTGAAGCCCCTCGATAACAGCATGCTGCTTAATCTGGCGGGTGCCGGAACGAAGCTGATCGTGCTTGAGGAAGCTTGTCAGGCTGGAAGCCTGGGAAGCGCGGTGCTCGAATTCTATGCCGAGCACGGAATCACTGGCACCGACGTGTCTCTCATGGGCATTCCGGACCGGTTCATCGAGCATGGCAGCATCAAGGAGCAGCTGCGGGAGGTTGGACTGACCGCCGAGGCTGTCGTGGAGCAAATTCAGCAGTACCGGGCAGAACATCAGTTCAGCTTCGGCAAGAAAGTCAAACCATCTTAA
- the folD gene encoding bifunctional methylenetetrahydrofolate dehydrogenase/methenyltetrahydrofolate cyclohydrolase FolD: MTAPIINGKQVSEEIRGNIRKEVESLASQGFKPGLAVVLVGEDPASQVYVRNKEKACHDLGFYSEVHRLSASTTQEELLALVDKLNGQSDIHGILVQLPLPGHIEEKAVIDAIAVEKDVDGFHPVNVGNLVIGDDSLLPCTPAGVIELIKRTGIEMSGKHAVVIGRSNIVGKPVSLLLQRENATVTMCHSRTANMKELTKQADILVVAIGRANFVDASYVKPGAVVIDVGMNRLDNGKLAGDVDFESVKEVSGPITPVPGGVGPMTITMLMQNTLIAAKRLQGLA, from the coding sequence ATGACAGCACCAATCATTAACGGAAAACAGGTATCTGAGGAAATTAGAGGGAATATCCGTAAAGAAGTTGAAAGCCTGGCAAGCCAAGGGTTCAAGCCTGGTCTGGCCGTCGTTCTTGTAGGCGAGGACCCGGCTTCGCAAGTATATGTGCGCAATAAGGAGAAAGCATGCCATGACCTCGGATTCTACTCTGAGGTTCATCGCCTGTCTGCTTCCACAACCCAAGAGGAGCTGCTCGCACTTGTAGACAAGCTGAACGGACAGAGCGATATCCACGGTATTCTTGTGCAGCTTCCGCTACCGGGGCATATTGAGGAGAAGGCAGTGATCGATGCGATTGCGGTAGAGAAGGACGTAGACGGCTTCCACCCGGTCAACGTCGGCAATCTGGTCATCGGCGACGATAGCTTGCTGCCTTGCACCCCTGCCGGTGTAATCGAACTGATCAAGCGCACCGGCATTGAGATGTCCGGGAAGCATGCCGTCGTGATCGGCCGCAGCAACATCGTCGGCAAGCCGGTATCCCTGCTGCTGCAGCGGGAGAATGCCACGGTGACGATGTGTCACTCGCGCACGGCGAACATGAAGGAACTGACGAAGCAGGCTGATATCCTCGTTGTGGCGATCGGCCGGGCCAACTTTGTGGATGCTTCGTACGTGAAGCCTGGCGCGGTTGTGATTGACGTTGGAATGAACCGTCTCGACAACGGCAAACTGGCCGGAGACGTGGACTTCGAAAGCGTGAAGGAAGTATCCGGACCGATTACGCCTGTACCAGGCGGCGTGGGCCCGATGACAATTACAATGCTGATGCAAAATACGCTAATTGCAGCCAAGCGGCTTCAAGGCCTTGCCTAG
- a CDS encoding polyprenyl synthetase family protein produces the protein MDKQAISPYIEEISALVTSHLQQTIPSEWSFPDNLKEAMSYSLMAGGKRLRPLLVIAAAEALHGSRDAALPVACAVEMVHTYSLIHDDLPAMDDDDFRRGKPTNHKVFGEAMAILAGDALLTHAFYSVVQASKHHGVPAEAALAIVEDLARYAGPSGMVGGQAADMEGEQGLTDLDQLRYIHEHKTGDLIVFCLKAGGRIASASAEQLQALETFGRAIGLAFQIQDDILDLVGDESKLGKKTQSDLKQQKVTYPYFIGLEESRAEVDRLTRQAREAVSNGLVPSPERLLGIADYLMHRDR, from the coding sequence TTGGATAAGCAGGCGATTTCTCCTTATATCGAGGAAATTTCAGCGCTTGTGACCTCTCATTTGCAGCAGACGATTCCGTCTGAATGGAGTTTCCCGGACAATCTGAAGGAAGCCATGAGCTATTCCCTGATGGCCGGCGGCAAGCGACTTCGCCCGCTGCTGGTCATCGCTGCGGCTGAGGCGCTACACGGAAGCCGCGATGCGGCTCTGCCCGTCGCCTGCGCCGTAGAAATGGTGCATACGTACTCGCTGATCCATGATGATCTCCCGGCGATGGACGATGATGATTTTCGCCGCGGCAAGCCGACAAATCACAAGGTGTTTGGCGAAGCGATGGCGATTTTGGCGGGTGATGCCTTATTGACCCATGCCTTCTACAGCGTTGTTCAGGCGAGCAAACATCATGGCGTTCCCGCCGAGGCCGCGCTGGCCATCGTGGAGGATTTGGCCCGTTATGCAGGGCCTTCCGGCATGGTCGGGGGGCAGGCTGCTGATATGGAAGGGGAGCAGGGGCTGACCGATCTCGACCAGCTTCGCTACATACATGAGCATAAGACCGGTGATTTGATCGTCTTCTGTTTGAAGGCCGGAGGACGCATCGCATCCGCTTCAGCCGAGCAGCTGCAAGCTCTAGAGACTTTTGGCCGGGCGATCGGGCTCGCATTTCAAATCCAGGACGATATTCTTGATCTAGTCGGGGACGAGAGCAAGCTCGGCAAGAAAACGCAGAGCGATCTCAAACAGCAGAAGGTAACCTATCCTTATTTTATCGGTCTTGAAGAGTCGCGGGCTGAAGTGGACCGTCTGACCAGGCAGGCGAGGGAAGCGGTTTCAAACGGACTCGTTCCTAGCCCTGAGCGTCTGTTGGGAATCGCCGATTATTTGATGCACCGGGATCGTTAA
- the spoIVB gene encoding SpoIVB peptidase — MNPNLRSRFLGLLLAFFFCFLGTSAVEGHSPMLPDELRMFQGQGAQIDLAIPVLAEVSVDRPDVVMLNDQPNSSMKVSLGSPLKLSSLNSGEAKLRMKLFGQIPLKPVKVNVIPDLKVIPGGQTIGVKVKSDGILVVGHHLVNTDKAKISPGEASGIQPGDLITHLNGTRLKDVHEVASLVEQAGNNKKPLKVVYKRSNKEFTTTLTPAFDKQDKAWRLGLYIRDSAAGVGTLTFYAPNEGVYGALGHVITDMNTQTPIIVGSGQILQSSVTSISKSESGEPGEKRAHFVKEGKTLGTIERNTHFGIFGKMSENPDHSVYKKPIPVAFSEEVKEGPAEILTVVEGQQVERFKVEIAHVSRQSTPQTKGLVIRITDPRLVEKTGGIVQGMSGSPIIQNGKLIGAVTHVFVNDPRSGYGCFIEWMLQDAGILKDKTTSTNLKAS, encoded by the coding sequence TTGAACCCGAACCTCAGGAGTAGATTTCTCGGTCTTTTACTTGCCTTCTTCTTTTGTTTCCTTGGCACGTCAGCCGTCGAAGGTCATTCGCCGATGCTGCCGGATGAACTGCGCATGTTTCAAGGCCAGGGCGCACAAATCGATCTGGCCATACCCGTACTGGCTGAGGTTAGCGTTGATCGGCCCGATGTTGTGATGTTGAACGACCAACCTAACTCCTCCATGAAGGTATCCCTCGGCTCGCCGTTAAAGCTATCCTCGCTGAACAGCGGCGAAGCCAAGCTCCGCATGAAGCTTTTTGGACAAATTCCTCTGAAGCCAGTGAAAGTAAATGTCATCCCTGATTTAAAGGTTATCCCAGGGGGACAAACGATTGGCGTTAAAGTGAAATCCGACGGCATTCTGGTAGTAGGCCACCATCTGGTAAATACAGACAAGGCCAAAATTTCGCCTGGAGAGGCATCAGGCATTCAACCGGGTGATTTAATTACCCATCTGAACGGTACACGTCTGAAAGACGTGCACGAGGTCGCGTCTTTAGTCGAGCAAGCAGGCAACAATAAGAAGCCTCTAAAAGTCGTGTACAAACGAAGCAATAAAGAATTTACGACCACGTTAACTCCAGCCTTCGATAAGCAGGACAAGGCTTGGAGATTGGGGCTGTACATCCGCGATTCCGCTGCTGGCGTGGGAACTTTAACCTTCTATGCTCCAAATGAAGGTGTTTATGGGGCGCTTGGACACGTGATTACCGATATGAATACACAAACGCCAATTATTGTAGGAAGCGGACAAATTCTCCAGTCCAGCGTAACTTCTATTTCCAAGAGTGAAAGCGGCGAACCCGGCGAGAAGCGGGCACATTTCGTCAAAGAAGGCAAAACACTGGGAACGATCGAGCGAAATACGCATTTCGGCATATTCGGCAAGATGTCGGAAAATCCGGATCACAGCGTGTATAAGAAGCCGATACCGGTAGCATTCTCCGAAGAGGTAAAGGAGGGGCCGGCGGAAATATTGACGGTCGTGGAAGGCCAGCAGGTGGAGCGGTTTAAGGTAGAAATCGCTCACGTGTCGCGGCAGAGCACACCACAAACTAAGGGTCTGGTCATTCGCATCACTGATCCAAGGCTGGTGGAGAAGACCGGAGGCATTGTGCAGGGAATGAGCGGCAGCCCAATTATACAGAACGGTAAATTAATCGGCGCGGTAACTCATGTGTTTGTAAATGATCCGCGTTCGGGCTACGGGTGCTTTATTGAATGGATGCTGCAGGATGCGGGTATTTTGAAGGATAAGACGACTTCAACCAATCTTAAGGCGAGTTAG
- the xseB gene encoding exodeoxyribonuclease VII small subunit, producing the protein MLETEKQNLKELKEQDYSFEEAMNELEDIVSQLEHGDVPLEKAIDLFQKGMQLSQLCGSKLSQVERKIEMIMEADGQIVKKPFDPLTEESGDSVG; encoded by the coding sequence ATCTTGGAGACTGAGAAGCAGAATCTGAAGGAGCTTAAGGAGCAGGACTACAGCTTCGAGGAAGCGATGAACGAACTGGAGGATATCGTGTCCCAACTGGAGCATGGCGACGTGCCATTGGAGAAGGCGATCGATCTGTTTCAGAAAGGCATGCAATTATCGCAATTATGCGGCAGTAAATTATCGCAGGTTGAACGGAAAATTGAAATGATCATGGAAGCCGACGGACAAATCGTGAAGAAACCCTTCGATCCATTGACTGAAGAGAGCGGTGATTCGGTTGGATAA
- a CDS encoding TlyA family RNA methyltransferase, with protein MSVSKERIDVLLVEQGYFDSREKAKTAIMAGLVFGNQERIEKAGTKVPRDTKLTVKGAIHPYVSRGGLKLEKALKLFQIDMNGRVMLDIGSSTGGFTDCALQHGASYVYAIDVGYNQLDWSLRNDERVNVKERTNFRYMTPEDLDGPSPDFASIDVSFISLRIILPPLVALLGRPADIVALIKPQFEAGREKVGKSGVVRDAKVHQEVLETVLSFASELGYVLQGLTYSPITGGEGNIEFLAHLRLLPPEERDLLAGAETSDALQHIRDTSQRVVQEAKDTFTTKSPSY; from the coding sequence ATGTCTGTGTCCAAGGAACGCATAGATGTCTTGTTGGTCGAGCAGGGCTATTTCGACAGCAGAGAAAAGGCCAAAACCGCGATCATGGCAGGGCTCGTATTCGGGAATCAGGAACGGATCGAGAAGGCTGGCACCAAAGTACCGAGAGATACGAAGCTAACGGTCAAGGGAGCAATCCATCCGTATGTAAGCCGCGGGGGATTGAAGCTGGAGAAAGCCTTGAAGCTGTTTCAGATCGATATGAACGGACGGGTTATGCTCGATATCGGCTCGTCGACCGGCGGATTTACGGATTGCGCCCTTCAGCACGGCGCCAGTTACGTATATGCGATTGATGTTGGCTATAACCAGCTGGATTGGTCGCTGCGGAACGATGAACGCGTCAACGTCAAGGAGCGGACCAATTTCAGATATATGACGCCGGAGGATTTGGACGGACCAAGTCCTGATTTCGCAAGCATTGACGTCTCTTTTATTTCATTACGGATTATTCTTCCCCCGCTTGTCGCGCTGCTTGGGCGGCCTGCGGATATCGTTGCATTGATCAAGCCGCAATTCGAAGCAGGACGGGAGAAGGTCGGCAAGTCTGGCGTCGTACGCGATGCAAAGGTTCACCAGGAGGTGCTGGAGACGGTGCTCAGCTTTGCGTCCGAGCTGGGATATGTTCTGCAGGGGTTGACTTACTCCCCGATTACAGGCGGAGAAGGCAATATTGAATTTTTGGCCCATTTAAGGCTGCTGCCCCCTGAGGAGAGGGATCTGCTTGCTGGAGCAGAAACTTCCGATGCATTGCAGCATATTCGCGACACCTCACAACGTGTCGTGCAGGAAGCAAAGGATACGTTTACGACCAAAAGCCCATCTTATTGA
- the spo0A gene encoding sporulation transcription factor Spo0A: protein MQKIEVLLADDNREFTNLLAEYISEQDDMVVSGIAYNGEEVLEMIEHASKVPDVLILDIIMPHLDGLGVLERLRDINVSPQPKIIMLTAFGQENITQRAVQLGASYYILKPFDMEVLANRIRQLVGVQTLSSSSSSSSSFTKSNVVPLGKGKNLDANITSIIHEIGVPAHIKGYQYLREAITMVYNNIEILGAITKTLYPAIAEKFKTTPSRVERAIRHAIEVAWTRGNIDSISHLFGYTINISKSKPTNSEFIAMVADKLRIEHKVS from the coding sequence GTGCAAAAAATTGAAGTGTTGTTGGCGGATGATAATCGGGAATTCACGAATTTGCTTGCAGAGTACATTTCTGAACAGGATGACATGGTTGTTTCAGGTATTGCATACAATGGCGAGGAAGTTTTGGAGATGATTGAACATGCTTCTAAAGTTCCGGACGTGCTGATCCTGGATATCATTATGCCGCACTTAGATGGATTGGGTGTGCTGGAACGTTTACGCGATATAAATGTGTCTCCACAGCCAAAGATCATTATGCTGACTGCCTTCGGACAAGAGAATATTACACAGCGTGCGGTTCAGCTGGGAGCGTCTTATTACATCTTGAAGCCGTTCGATATGGAAGTATTGGCCAATCGAATTCGGCAGCTTGTAGGAGTACAAACCTTATCCTCAAGCAGTTCTTCATCCTCATCCTTCACGAAGTCCAATGTAGTACCGCTTGGAAAAGGTAAAAATCTAGATGCAAACATTACTTCCATCATCCATGAAATCGGTGTTCCTGCTCATATTAAGGGATACCAATATTTACGGGAAGCCATCACTATGGTATACAACAATATTGAGATTCTAGGCGCGATTACCAAAACGCTGTACCCAGCCATTGCCGAGAAGTTCAAGACGACGCCATCACGCGTTGAGCGGGCAATTCGCCATGCGATTGAAGTAGCTTGGACGCGCGGCAATATTGACAGCATAAGTCATCTGTTCGGCTATACGATCAACATCAGCAAATCGAAACCGACGAATAGCGAATTCATCGCCATGGTGGCCGATAAGCTGCGGATCGAACACAAGGTAAGCTGA
- the xseA gene encoding exodeoxyribonuclease VII large subunit: MEQKIYTIKELNRYIRMKMESDTLLSEVWIRGEISNFTHHSSGHMYFTLKDKDSRIKSIMFASHNQRLPFIPREGTRVIARGNVSVYERDGQYQFYATQMQPDGIGSLYLAFEQLKQKLEAEGLFAPQRKRPLPAFPRVIGVVTSPTGAAVRDILTTLERRYPQAKIVLHPVLVQGKGAAPSIVKAIRTMNALGEADVLIVGRGGGSLEELWAFNEEAVARSIYESAIPVISAVGHETDFTIADFVADLRAATPTAAAELAVPHAAELREQLRQRERVLQQGLQHQLRQAQERLRRLAASPALRQPRRSLLQHAERLDMLQARLVRRMRAQAELTGAAHARLHQRLLRYHPQDTLALTKRRHEEASRLLRSAMNGILKEKSQTLAYGIRQLDALSPLKVMARGYSLVYDEKGRRLVKSLKDVEPGDLVRVKLTDGELDCQVWGMRGEGDDLGD, encoded by the coding sequence ATGGAACAAAAAATATATACAATCAAAGAATTGAATCGCTATATCCGCATGAAGATGGAATCGGACACACTGCTGTCTGAGGTTTGGATCCGCGGAGAAATATCGAACTTTACGCACCATTCCAGCGGACATATGTATTTTACGCTGAAAGATAAGGACAGCCGGATCAAAAGCATCATGTTTGCTTCGCATAATCAGCGGCTGCCCTTTATCCCGCGTGAAGGAACCCGCGTCATTGCCCGGGGCAATGTGTCCGTGTACGAGCGGGACGGGCAGTACCAGTTCTATGCGACGCAAATGCAGCCCGACGGCATCGGCAGCCTGTATCTGGCCTTCGAGCAGCTGAAGCAGAAGCTGGAGGCCGAAGGGCTGTTCGCGCCGCAGCGCAAGCGGCCATTGCCTGCGTTTCCGCGTGTGATTGGCGTTGTCACATCCCCGACCGGCGCTGCCGTACGGGACATTCTGACGACGCTGGAGCGGCGGTATCCGCAGGCCAAGATCGTTCTGCACCCTGTGCTTGTGCAGGGCAAGGGCGCGGCGCCGTCCATCGTCAAGGCAATCCGGACGATGAATGCGCTTGGCGAGGCCGACGTACTGATCGTCGGCCGGGGCGGCGGCTCGCTGGAGGAGCTGTGGGCGTTCAACGAAGAGGCGGTCGCGCGCAGCATCTACGAATCGGCGATTCCCGTCATCTCGGCCGTAGGCCATGAGACGGATTTTACGATCGCCGACTTCGTGGCCGACCTGCGCGCCGCCACGCCCACCGCCGCCGCCGAGCTCGCCGTGCCGCATGCCGCCGAGCTGCGCGAGCAGCTGCGCCAGCGCGAGAGGGTGCTGCAGCAGGGCTTGCAGCACCAGCTCCGCCAGGCGCAGGAGCGCTTGCGGCGGCTGGCGGCCTCGCCGGCGCTGCGGCAGCCGCGGCGCAGCCTGCTCCAGCACGCGGAGCGGCTGGACATGCTGCAGGCGCGGCTCGTGCGGCGCATGCGGGCGCAGGCGGAGCTGACGGGCGCGGCGCATGCCCGGCTGCATCAGCGGCTGCTGCGCTACCATCCGCAGGATACGCTGGCGCTGACGAAGCGGCGTCATGAGGAGGCTAGCCGGCTGCTGCGCTCGGCGATGAACGGCATTTTGAAGGAGAAAAGCCAGACGCTTGCTTACGGGATTAGGCAGCTCGACGCTCTAAGCCCGCTGAAGGTCATGGCTCGAGGATATAGTCTTGTATACGACGAGAAAGGGCGGCGTTTAGTCAAGTCGCTGAAAGATGTAGAGCCTGGAGATCTGGTCAGGGTCAAGCTTACTGATGGCGAGCTGGACTGCCAGGTTTGGGGCATGAGGGGAGAAGGTGACGATCTTGGAGACTGA